The Novipirellula galeiformis nucleotide sequence GTCGGTCGGAAGGGGAAGATCGACTTTTCCGGTGTGGGCTCGCAGTTGAGATCGCAGTTCCAAAATCTGATCCACCAACGTCTTTTCGGCTTCCCATCTTTGCTCAAGGATTTCGAGGCGTTTGTGTTCCTGTTCCAGCAGTGAAGTGGTCACCGCCTCGCGCTGCTCGGTGTCGACGCCGACGGTACGTTCTCGCTCGATGATCTGCATTTCGGTTTCCAATGCAGCGATCCGTTTTCGGCAGTCATCGACTTCGGCAGGAACCGCGTGTTGACTGATTGCGACTCGAGCACAGGCGGTATCGAGAAGACTGACTGCCTTGTCCGGTAACTGCCTCGCTGGAATGTAACGATGCGACAATTCGACGGCGGCCTCGATCGCCTCGTCAAGCAATTGCACCCGATGGTGGGCTTCGAGCGTGGAAGCTAGACCACGCATCATCAGAATGGCCTTTTTCTCGGACGGTTCCGCGATTTGGACCGTTTGGAAACGCCGCGTCAAAGCGGGGTCCTTTTCGATATGCTTTTTGTATTCGGCCCAGGTCGTAGCGGCGACGGTACGAAGTTCTCCGCGAGCAAGTGCGGGCTTGAGTAAGTTAGCGGCATCGCCCGTGCCAGCCGCACCGCCGGCACCGACGAGCGTATGCGCTTCGTCAATAAACAGAATGATCGGTTTTTCGGATGCTTGGACTTCTTCGATAACTTGGCGAAGACGATTTTCGAACTCACCCTTCATGCTTGCGCCGGCTTGCAACAATCCCACGTCGAGCATCAACAATCGCACTTCTTTGAGTTGTGGCGGCACGTCGCCAGCAGCGATTCGCAGGGCAAAGCCCTCGACCACCGCAGTTTTACCCACGCCAGCTTCTCCGGTCAGGATCGGGTTATTTTGGCGACGCCGCATCAGAATGTCGACAATTTGGCGGATCTCTTCATCGCGTCCGACGATAGGATCGATCTTGCCATCCAACGCACGCTGGGTCAAATCGACTGCATACTGCGATAACGCCTCTTGCTTGCCCATTTGCGGGGACGACATTGCGCCGCTCGATTCGCCCGGGGATGCGCCTCCACCGACGCCTTTGGAGTCGCTCGCCGCCAATTCCTCCTCAGGCGATTTGCGAACAATCTCGCGAAACTTCTCCGTCAGTTCATCGATTTTGACTTTCTTGAACTCGCCCGAAATGCCGTACAAAACGTTTGCCAGCGTCTTGGTTTTCAGGATCCCAATGACCAGAAATCCCGTGCGAACCTGAGCTTGGTCGAACATCAATGTTCCATAGACCCATCCGCGTTCGACCGCTTCTTCGATATGCGGCGAGAGGTCCGAAATCGAACTCGCTCCACGCGGTAAACGATCCAACGATTCGACAAGATCCTTGGCAACCCGTGCTGGATCAAGCTCGAAATGCCGAAGGATTTCATGCAAATCCGAACCGGAATGCTGAAGCAATTGATGAAACCAATGCACTAATTCGACATACGGATTGCCACGAAGCTTACAGAAGGTGGTGGCACCTTCGATCGCTTTGTATCCAAGTGAATTCAATTTGCCAAACAAGGCGACGCGGCTAATTTCACTCATTATTTCTTAATCGTTGGGGGTGAAGACGGCAGCAACGGAATCGGCATCCGCCGCTCCGCTAGTCAAGAAGGAGGTCCAACCGAGTTGCCCCTGTTGGCCGAGTTGTATTTGCGGAATCGACTCCCGCTTTAGTTTCAGTTGTATGTCCCAGAGCAATTCATCACCGACGTAATTGCGAACCAGGGCGATCAATCGTTTTAGTCCAGCCTGGCCAGGCAGGAGTCGACAGAATTGGTCGAGTTCGACGGGCCCAAAGACCACTCGGAATTTAGATTGCGTATCCCAAATACGGTCTCCGCACAGTGCGGATTGCCCGAGGGTCGTGGATTCGGCAAAGCCGCCCAAATGAGTACGGCAATCGGCCGGCAGACTCATCCAGTGACCTGAAAATTGTTGGATTTCACAAGGCATGTGAAAGAACGCCGCGAGCATTGCCTGCAATCCTTCGGCATTTCGAGGTTGGCTCGCGATTCGACCGGCAAAGGAAAGCTTAGCGTGATCAGAGACCGCGTCGCGGTTACGAAACGAATCGGTCCCATGGCCAATCATCGAGCCAACGTAGGCGGAAAATCGATCGGTGTCCGCCCGATCCATATGCACGGTCGGTTGGCCCGTCGCCCAAGCCCGATAGAACAGCGAGAGTAGACGATGATGGAACAAGTCCATGAATTGCGAAAACGTGTCGTCGTGATGCCGCCGCATTCGGTCTCGAGCGTACTCGGTCAGGTGCAGTGGCAACGGGGCATTGGGACCAAACATTCCCAAAAAACGACTTCGCAAGACATAGCGTTCCCCATCCGGCGTCAGCTCACAGGCTTGCAGGTTGGCGGGGGCAAAGTCCAAGCCGGGCGTTTGACCCAAACGCAGCGGTTCGTCGCAGGCGCGCTTAGATAACCCGGTCGGCGGACGGTCATGATGAATGCAATCGAGTCGGCGCAGCGTAAGTTGAAATCCGAAACGGTAGGGCGTAGCACGAATTTCATCGTAGAGACTTACATCAACGGCCTTGTTCCGATTTTCGCTGGCCATCGTTTGATTTCTCCTCGTGTGGTGCTATGGAAAACGGTCTCGGCAAACGAGTTCATGGTGACATACTTGGCAAAAAACTCCTTCAAGACGCTGGCTAATAAAAACGGGCCGCTGCCATCGAATGCGGATTCGTCCATTTGTAAATCAATCTTCAATCCACGGGCGAATGTCGTCGGGCCAGGCAACGGGACTCGCCGTACAACCCGTTCGGACCGAATCGATCGTACACCTTCGACTTGGCGTTGCATGACCGTATCATGGGGCACCACAAACAGCTTCAAGAGATCACGAATGGCCATGGCACCTCGGCCGTCCGGCAAGTCCGACAATGACAAATAGTTGAGTGTCAAGCTACTGACTAATTGCCATAGCAAGTTCCCTGATTCATGAGAGCGAGAGGGCACGGGGCGACTCGGCCCCGCGACACAAATCACACTTGAAACCGGCGCACCGATCGTCAGACTAAAATCGGTTTCACCCACCCCGAGAGGCATTTGCAATGGCAAGTCACGGTTGGTGCAAAGCGTTTGGACTCGCAGCTGTCTTAGGTCGTGCCGATACGGCGATTGGTCCGCGTCGACAAGCGAGAGAAAAACATCATCGCCTAAGTAACTCGATCTTGATCCGAGGCGTCTTTCTCGCGACGATAACAATCGGGGACGACGACGGGTCGTAAAGTAGGAAGCCGCAGAGGATGGCGACTCGTCCTCCACGTCGAACGAGGCATAGAAGGGGTGAAAGTCTTGCCCCTCGCGGTCTTGAGCACCGTACCCCGTCACCTTTTCGACTGAGAAAACCTCGTAGTCCAGTGACCGTGTTCGATCGGGAACGACATGATGTTCATGATCATGGTCGTTCAGATGAATTCGATCGGTCACTTTGGGAAACAGGTTGATTGCGGGAGTGCAAAAGAGAGCGAAATTCGAGGCGCTGATCCGTCCGTCCAACCCTTCGGTTGACCGATTCAGCGTAAAGATGACCTCGATGACATCTTCTTCGGCCGTGCGCAACGCATCACGTAATCCTTGAAGCATCACGAACATGAATCGCTGCGGAAAGGCAAAGTATTCCTGCAGCAATCGATAGCCCTGGAACGAGGGTGCCGAGACAGGCAACAAGGCTTCGGCGGGCTGGAAACCATGGGCGGTGACGCTGCCCGGATGAAGCACACGTTGCCAAGCCGGTTTGGGGCCGGCCGGACGAATCACGACGGCTTGCGTTTGCGAGAGGATTTGTTCGTAAAGAACCATCGGCAAATGCTCGCTGCCCGTGATGAAAATCGGCAGCTCATCGATGGCGAGTTTTTGAAAGGGAATGCCGGGCGTTTTCAACGTCAACCGAATGCTGGCTTTGACGTCGCGCAGTTGCGAAGGAAGGTCAATCGCGGCAGCGGAACGGGAAAAATAGCCCGCCTCGGTTAACTCGATCGGCCACAACGTCGTCTCATGGGCGGTACGGTATTCACAAGCGGTTTGGTCCCCGCGCCCGAGCAACCCGCGCAGTGACGTTTGCCGAGGAATGACATGCCCCTCCCTTAGCGAGGCTTGCTGCATGTCAGGTTGCAAACGCACCATCGTCATCGAAGGCAGCGGTGCCAAGTAGTTTGGATAGACGACATCGAGAAGATGCCCCGTCAAATCCGCGTGTTCGGCATCCAACTTCAATTGGATCCGCGAGGTCAGAAACGCGAAGCCTTCTAACAGACGTTCAACGTAGGGGTCCGCGCACTCGAATTCATCAAGAGAGAGCCGACCGGCAACCTTGGGGTATTGCTTCGCGAACTCCGCACCCATCTCGCGAAGATGTTGCAGTTCGGTGTTGTAGTAGCTCAGCAGTCTGGGATCCATCCTAGCTCACTCCTCGATCACATGAATCACGCCGCTCTCAAGATCCACATCGGTCCGCAAAAATAGCGAAAGTGGCAACGGCTGTGCAAACAGTTGCCCCCGGATCTCGAATCGTAATGAGTTATTGGACTGGACGTCGTCGTCGTACTGAATCAGAATTTGAAGCGTGTCTGCGATGATTCTCGGCTCGAAGCTAAGAATCGCTTGATGAATTTGACTTTGCAATTGCTTCAGATCGACCGTGGATCCCGCTTTACCTGACAAGGCGGGCCGTCCGAAATTCAGCACGGACGACTGTATTTCGGGGTAGCGTCCAAAGTCCACCGGTGAGCAAAGGTTCTCGGTATTGAGAAGCCATTCCAAATCACGCAGCACACATTGCTTCAAGCGATCGACCGACAGGACGCGGTCGTCCCGCGATTCGGATCGTTTCTGCGGTTCGTTGTCGGTTAATCGATCGAGCAGGGATGGTTGCAACCGCTCGCGGTTGGTTAAATCAGCCATCGCCATCAACTCCGCTGGACGCCGGTTGCGTGTCATCCACCGCGAACACGATTTCACGTAAATCCAGCAACCCAAATTCAGATTGATCGGTTGTCAGGAGTCGTTGTCCGCGTCCCGATTCGAAACCGTTTTTATCCGAGATCCACTCGGTGCGACGCGCTAATCGGATCGCATCGTCGTCGCTTGCTTCAGATCCTTGGTAGCGAGTCGGGATGAAACCCAGTTGCTGACCACCGCCGACCCAGGTGAATTGGGTCGGCAACCAGACCATATCGCGAAGGTCCGTTGGCGGCTCAATCCGCATCGATTCCATGTGATTGATTGGAACCCAGTAATAGCGTCCATCTAGCATGCATTCGAGGATCGGGCCCAAGGACAAGTCGGCATCGGCCAACCAGGCAAATTCAGCCGATTCGCGTTGTTCCTCGCTGCCTTTTCCCGAAGCTCGAAATTCAAGTCGTCCCGAGGTCGTTGGGGCGGCGTCAAAGGCCTTCGCTCGCAATTCCTCTGCAACATCCGACTGACCTTGTGACTGCATCGACTGCGCTTGGATCATCCAAGCAACCCAAGGCTCCGGTTCGCCAAGCACAAGCGGGGTTCGCTTGCCTGCGAAAATTTCTTCGCGCAATCGCTCGCATTGGATCGCCGCGGTATAGGCGGTGACCATCAATTCAGCAGCCGGATCGAGTTGACCACACAACTGCAGTTGGGTCATCGCCTTTTGCCACTCTCCGTTGACCGCTAACAGCTGAAACAAGAAGATTCGCAGACTTGCGTTTTGAGGTTCCGCTCGAATTTCTGCCTTCAATTCCAACAGAGCTTGCCCAAGGTCGCCTCGCTGCAAGGCTTCAGCTGCGGACATAGTATTTCCTTCTTCCGTTGCGGTAGGATTTGAGTGAGATAAGACGGACGCGCAGGAAAACC carries:
- the tssF gene encoding type VI secretion system baseplate subunit TssF translates to MDPRLLSYYNTELQHLREMGAEFAKQYPKVAGRLSLDEFECADPYVERLLEGFAFLTSRIQLKLDAEHADLTGHLLDVVYPNYLAPLPSMTMVRLQPDMQQASLREGHVIPRQTSLRGLLGRGDQTACEYRTAHETTLWPIELTEAGYFSRSAAAIDLPSQLRDVKASIRLTLKTPGIPFQKLAIDELPIFITGSEHLPMVLYEQILSQTQAVVIRPAGPKPAWQRVLHPGSVTAHGFQPAEALLPVSAPSFQGYRLLQEYFAFPQRFMFVMLQGLRDALRTAEEDVIEVIFTLNRSTEGLDGRISASNFALFCTPAINLFPKVTDRIHLNDHDHEHHVVPDRTRSLDYEVFSVEKVTGYGAQDREGQDFHPFYASFDVEDESPSSAASYFTTRRRPRLLSSRERRLGSRSSYLGDDVFLSLVDADQSPYRHDLRQLRVQTLCTNRDLPLQMPLGVGETDFSLTIGAPVSSVICVAGPSRPVPSRSHESGNLLWQLVSSLTLNYLSLSDLPDGRGAMAIRDLLKLFVVPHDTVMQRQVEGVRSIRSERVVRRVPLPGPTTFARGLKIDLQMDESAFDGSGPFLLASVLKEFFAKYVTMNSFAETVFHSTTRGEIKRWPAKIGTRPLM
- a CDS encoding type VI secretion system accessory protein TagJ, translated to MSAAEALQRGDLGQALLELKAEIRAEPQNASLRIFLFQLLAVNGEWQKAMTQLQLCGQLDPAAELMVTAYTAAIQCERLREEIFAGKRTPLVLGEPEPWVAWMIQAQSMQSQGQSDVAEELRAKAFDAAPTTSGRLEFRASGKGSEEQRESAEFAWLADADLSLGPILECMLDGRYYWVPINHMESMRIEPPTDLRDMVWLPTQFTWVGGGQQLGFIPTRYQGSEASDDDAIRLARRTEWISDKNGFESGRGQRLLTTDQSEFGLLDLREIVFAVDDTQPASSGVDGDG
- the tssG gene encoding type VI secretion system baseplate subunit TssG, whose product is MASENRNKAVDVSLYDEIRATPYRFGFQLTLRRLDCIHHDRPPTGLSKRACDEPLRLGQTPGLDFAPANLQACELTPDGERYVLRSRFLGMFGPNAPLPLHLTEYARDRMRRHHDDTFSQFMDLFHHRLLSLFYRAWATGQPTVHMDRADTDRFSAYVGSMIGHGTDSFRNRDAVSDHAKLSFAGRIASQPRNAEGLQAMLAAFFHMPCEIQQFSGHWMSLPADCRTHLGGFAESTTLGQSALCGDRIWDTQSKFRVVFGPVELDQFCRLLPGQAGLKRLIALVRNYVGDELLWDIQLKLKRESIPQIQLGQQGQLGWTSFLTSGAADADSVAAVFTPND
- the tssE gene encoding type VI secretion system baseplate subunit TssE → MADLTNRERLQPSLLDRLTDNEPQKRSESRDDRVLSVDRLKQCVLRDLEWLLNTENLCSPVDFGRYPEIQSSVLNFGRPALSGKAGSTVDLKQLQSQIHQAILSFEPRIIADTLQILIQYDDDVQSNNSLRFEIRGQLFAQPLPLSLFLRTDVDLESGVIHVIEE
- the tssH gene encoding type VI secretion system ATPase TssH; amino-acid sequence: MSEISRVALFGKLNSLGYKAIEGATTFCKLRGNPYVELVHWFHQLLQHSGSDLHEILRHFELDPARVAKDLVESLDRLPRGASSISDLSPHIEEAVERGWVYGTLMFDQAQVRTGFLVIGILKTKTLANVLYGISGEFKKVKIDELTEKFREIVRKSPEEELAASDSKGVGGGASPGESSGAMSSPQMGKQEALSQYAVDLTQRALDGKIDPIVGRDEEIRQIVDILMRRRQNNPILTGEAGVGKTAVVEGFALRIAAGDVPPQLKEVRLLMLDVGLLQAGASMKGEFENRLRQVIEEVQASEKPIILFIDEAHTLVGAGGAAGTGDAANLLKPALARGELRTVAATTWAEYKKHIEKDPALTRRFQTVQIAEPSEKKAILMMRGLASTLEAHHRVQLLDEAIEAAVELSHRYIPARQLPDKAVSLLDTACARVAISQHAVPAEVDDCRKRIAALETEMQIIERERTVGVDTEQREAVTTSLLEQEHKRLEILEQRWEAEKTLVDQILELRSQLRAHTGKVDLPLPTDASAEAQPPTEKADAKKQTPAETEVGETEPQEPFDVEQTRNALRAAQQELADLQGESPLILPTVDQQAVGCVVQDWTGIPVGRMVKNELETVLNLADNLEQRIIGQRHALEMISSRIQTSRAGMDNPQKPIGVFMLAGTSGVGKTETALALAEALYGGEQNVITINMSEFQEAHTVSTLKGAPPGYVGYGEGGILTEAVRRRPYSVVLLDEVEKAHPDVHEIFFQVFDKGWMEDGEGRKIDFKNTLILLTTNAGTELIMNLCADPDLMPGPEGIAKALREPLLKVFPPALLGRLVVIPYYPLSDEMIGAITRLQLGRIQKRVQTNHRVPLTYDDDVIRLIASRCTELESGGRMIDAILTNTLLPAISQEFLKRMIQAKPISKVHISVAAEEFAYDFS